The Rippkaea orientalis PCC 8801 DNA window CCAACGAATGAACAACTTGAAGCTATCATTACATCCTTTGAGGATACGGCTTTTGCTGGACTCGAACCCGATCAGTATGACATTTTATGGGTAAAGCACACTCACACTGGGGGCGGTGCTACCGCACTCGCGGAGCGAGGCCGCGTGGAATTACATTTTGTTACCCCTAGAGTTGAATTAACTACTGGCAAAAGCTTAAACATCGCCCCCCCTGGAGCTAATTACTATTTTGAACCTTGGCGTGATTATTGGAACATGACTCACGGGTGGGCAAGTCCCAATGACCCCCAACGGGCTAGAACTTACTATCCTGGTTATCATGCTCTCATTGATGCCCAAAATTGTCGCCTAGAACTGAATGGGCAAAAACCCGTTAGCCGTGATGATGCTCGTAAACTGATCACTAACTATCTGACGGCGTACATTGAAGAGGGACAGATCCAAAATCGGAATGACATTGTTACCACCCTCGAAGAGGCTGGCTTTACTATTACAAGGCAAGGCGATAACTATATCACCGTTACTCATGATGACTTACATCAACGTATTCGCTTAAAAGGAGGAATTTATAGTGCATCTTGGCGACTTGGAGCAGAATTTACGGCAGAAACTCGAACAGAACCGAAAACAGGCGGATCTGATTGTGGAGCAGAATTTACAACAATTTCAGACAAACTCGCAGCATATCTTCAAAAACGCCGAGATTTCCATCGACAAAAATATGGGGCGCATTACCCATCAAGTCCTGATTTGGTCGAAATGGATGGCTTATTTCCCGGCGGCGACTTTGCTTGTGACCTTAGTGGGTACCTTGGCCGGCAGTTGGGGGATGAGTCGATATTTAACGAGTCAGTTCAGACAGATTCAAATGAACCAACAAACCCTCAACCAACTCAAGCAGAAGACTTGGGGGGTGGAACTCTATCAAAGCAAGGAGGGCAAGTTCATCATTCTACCCCCCAACAGCCATTACCAAACCGATTGGAAATGCAACGGGAAGCCCTGTCTCAAGCTGTAGATAATGACCCTTTGAATAGACTCGAAACTCTGTTTAAAACGGTAGATAATGACCTATTAGAAAGAGAACAAACTCTGTCTAAAACGGTAGATAATCTCCCATTAGCCAGACTAGAATCCCTGTCTAATCCTCTAGATAATCTCTCATTACCAAGACAAGAAACTCTGTCTAATCCTTTAGATAATACCCCATTATCAAGACAAGAAATTTTGTCTAATTCTTTAGATAATGACCGATGGGGAAAACAAGAACAAGCCCTACTTAATGCTGTCAACGAAGACGATGAATCAACTCGAAAAAGAATTACTAGAAACCTTCAAGAACTTTGCCGTGAGCTACGAGGAGGACAAGAAAGAACAACAGAAATTAATCACCAATTCCCTCGAACAACAGAGCAAAAGATTGGAGTCTTTAATCACTCAACAGAACGAATTAATCAAGAACTTCTCAGAAACAATCAACTCCTTCAGCAACACACTGACCGACTTATCCGAGAGAATCAACAAGCTAGAGAACGCCTATCAAGACATCATGAACGTCTTAGAAGAATAAAGGAACAACAATTCAGAGAACTGGATAAGTTTAAAACTGATATTAATCTGGCTGATTATGCTCAAACTCTAGGTTATGAGGTAAATAAAAAGAAAAGTTCGGTTAATTGTCTTGTGCTTAAAGATAACCAAGGGGATAAGATACTCGTTGGTATTAATCAAGCTGATGGTCACTATTTTTATTCGTCGGTTAATGATGATAGGGATAAGGGGTCTATTATTGACTTTATTCAGAAGAGAAGAAACCTCAATTTAGGAGAAGTCAGAAAGGAACTTAGACCCTGGTTAAATAATCCTTATTCTCCTAAAGAAGCAACGCCTAAACTAACGCCAATTACTCAAGATAGACAGAAAATCTTAACTGAATTTG harbors:
- a CDS encoding DUF3991 domain-containing protein; this translates as MLLKFFNRGTGKGKGPVEYILNATDTKGIPREPQPELLKGNPQQIITLIDSLDFKHKYTSGVISFAPTDAPTNEQLEAIITSFEDTAFAGLEPDQYDILWVKHTHTGGGATALAERGRVELHFVTPRVELTTGKSLNIAPPGANYYFEPWRDYWNMTHGWASPNDPQRARTYYPGYHALIDAQNCRLELNGQKPVSRDDARKLITNYLTAYIEEGQIQNRNDIVTTLEEAGFTITRQGDNYITVTHDDLHQRIRLKGGIYSASWRLGAEFTAETRTEPKTGGSDCGAEFTTISDKLAAYLQKRRDFHRQKYGAHYPSSPDLVEMDGLFPGGDFACDLSGYLGRQLGDESIFNESVQTDSNEPTNPQPTQAEDLGGGTLSKQGGQVHHSTPQQPLPNRLEMQREALSQAVDNDPLNRLETLFKTVDNDLLEREQTLSKTVDNLPLARLESLSNPLDNLSLPRQETLSNPLDNTPLSRQEILSNSLDNDRWGKQEQALLNAVNEDDESTRKRITRNLQELCRELRGGQERTTEINHQFPRTTEQKIGVFNHSTERINQELLRNNQLLQQHTDRLIRENQQARERLSRHHERLRRIKEQQFRELDKFKTDINLADYAQTLGYEVNKKKSSVNCLVLKDNQGDKILVGINQADGHYFYSSVNDDRDKGSIIDFIQKRRNLNLGEVRKELRPWLNNPYSPKEATPKLTPITQDRQKILTEFEGFQVIVTHPYLTQRGITPETSNLPRFQGIIYMDSRNNLIFPHQDREGVCGYEIRHQAFKGFSSGGTKGLWCSQGASTDTKLVICESPLDCLSYHQLFPDETTRYMATGGTLSEKQKDLLQGALTKINDLGGEIIVATDKDEAGQKMAQELRNLAPSTAQMSRVVPTHHKDWNEALMAEIRRQREQEQEQQQKRSRGRGLSR